The stretch of DNA CGGCAGGATCCGGGCAAGGTGTTCAAGAACAAGAAGATGGCCGGCCACATGGGTGCCGAGCGCGTCACGACGCAGAATCTGCAGGTCGTGAGCACTGACCCGGAGCGTGGTCTCATTCTTGTGAAGGGCTCGATCCCGGGCTCGAAGGGCGGCTGGGTCTATCTGTCCGACGCAGTCAAGCGCAAGCTGCCCGAGAACGTGCCGTTTCCTGGTGCTTTCCGCAAGACTGGCGAGAGCGTGCCCGTCACCGCCGAGGCGGCTGAAGGCGGCGCTGAGACACAAGGGTGAAGGTATCCGAGATGAAGCTCGAAGTGAAAACTCTGGATGCCAAGGACGCCGGCTCGGTGGAGCTTGCCGATCATATTTTCGGGCTCGAGCCGCGCGCCGACATCCTGCATCGCATGGTGGTCTGGCAGCTGGCGAAGCGCCGGGCAGGCACCCACAAGGCGAAGGACCGTGGTGAGGTATCCTACTCCACCATGAAGCTCTACAAGCAGAAGGGCACCGGCCGTGCCCGTCACGGCAGCCGCAAGGTTGGCGTGTTTCGTGGGGGCGGCAAGGCCTTTGGTCCCGTCTCGCGTGACCACGCGATCGATCTGCCGAAGAAGGTGCGGGCGCTGGCTTTGAAGCACGCGCTCTCTGCCAAGGCGAAGGCGGAAGAGCTCATCGTCCTTGATCAGGCGGTGGCCTCTGAGGCCAAGACCAAGGCGCTTAAAGATGCCTTCGGAAAGCTCGGGCTTGAGAATGCCCTGATCATCGGCGGCACGGAGATTGATCCGAACTTCGGGCTGGCGGCGCGCAACCTGCCTGGCATCGATGTTCTGCCGGTGCAAGGCATCAATGTTTATGACGTGCTGCGCTGCAAGCAGCTGGTGCTCACCAAGGCCGCCATCGAGGCGCTCGAGGAGCGGTTCAAATGAATCCGAAGCTGTACGATGTCATCAAGAGCCCGGTGATCACCGAGAAATCCACCATGGTCTCGGAACACAACCAGGTTCTGTTCAATGTGGCGCGCGACGCCACCAAGCCCGAGATCAAGCAGGCCGTCGAGGCTCTGTTTGGGGTGAAGGTGAAGGCGGTCAACACGCTGCTGCGCAAGGGCAAGGTGAAGCGCTTCCGCGGCACGGTGGGACGCCAGAGCGATGTCAAGAAGGCGATTGTCACGCTCGAGGAAGGGCAGTCGATCGACGTGACGACCGGCATCTGAGGACGAGAGGCTTTTCGTAATGGCACTGAAAACCTACAAGCCGACGACGCCGGGACAGCGCAGTCTGGTGCTTGTTGATCGCACCGGCCTTTGGCGCGGCAAGCCGGTCAAGGCTCTCACTGAGGGTCTCTCCAAGAGCGGCGGCCGCAACAACACTGGCCGCGTCACCACTTGGCAGCGTGGCGGTGGCCACAAGCGGGCCTATCGCCTGGTTGATTTTAAGCGGCGGAAGTTCGATATCGAGGCGACCGTCGAGCGAATCGAGTATGACCCGAACCGCTCGGCCTTCATCGCGCTGATCAAATATGCCGATGGCGAGCTGTCTTACATTCTCGCGCCCCAGCGCTTGAATGTCGGTGACACCGTCGTGTCTGGTGAGCGTGTTGACGTGAAGCCCGGCAATGCCATGCCGCTCGCCAACATGCCGGTCGGCACGATCGTGCACAATATCGAGATGAAGGAAGGCAAGGGCGGTCAGATCGCGCGCTCGGCAGGAGCCTATGCTCAGCTGGTCGGCCGCGACCAGGGTTATGCCCAGCTGCGCCTGCGCTCCGGCGAAACGCGGGTCGTTCGCGGCGAGTGCCTGGCAACGGTTGGTGCCGTATCGAATCCGGACCACGCCAACCGTTCGATCGGTAAGGCTGGGCGCAGCCGCTGGCTCGGGATCCGTCCGGTTGTCCGCGGCGTGGCGATGAACCCGATCGACCACCCCCATGGTGGTGGTGAGGGGCGCACCTCTGGCGGCCGTCATCCGGTCACCCCATGGGGCAAGCCGACCAAGGGCAAGCGCACCCGCAGAAACAAGGGCACGCAGAAATATATCCTGCGCAGCCGTCACTTGAAGAAATAGAGGTAATACGCCGTGGCACGCTCGGTTTGGAAAGGTCCGTTCATCGACGGTTACGTCTTGAAGAAGGCGGAAGAGGCGCGCGCTTCGGGTCGCAATCACGCCATCAAGATCTGGAGCCGCCGGTCGACGATCGTGCCCCAGTTCGTCGGGCTGACATTTGCGGTCCATAACGGCCAGAAGCACATCCCGGTCAATGTCACGGAAGAGATGGTCGGTCACAAATTCGGCGAGTTCGCGCCGACCCGGACCTTCTACGGCCATGCCGCTGATCGCAAGGCGAAGAGGAAGTAATCATGGGCAAGCGTTCGAGAGAGCGGGTGCTTGGAGATAACGCGGCGAAGGCGGTCTTGCGCTCTCTCCGTGTCTCGCCCCAGAAGCTCAATGTCGTGGCTGCGATGATCCGCGGCAAGAAGGTGGACAAGGCCCTGGCCGAGCTGACCTTCTCGCGCAAGCGCATTTCGCACGACGTGAAGAAGACGTTGCAATCGGCCATTGCCAATGCCGAGAACAACCATTCGCTGGACGTGGACAGCCTGGTCGTGGCGGAAGCTTTCGTGGGCAAGGGGTTGGTGATGAAGCGCTTCAGCCCCCGCGCTCGTGGGCGTGCCGGCCGCATCAGCAAGCCCTTTAGCCAGCTGACGATTGTGGTGCGTCAGGTTGAGGAGGCCGCATAATGGGACAGAAGATCAATCCTACCGGCTTCCGGATCGGGGTCAATCGCACCTGGGATTCCCGCTGGTTTGCTGACCGCGGCGAATATTCGAAGCTGCTGCACGAGGATCTCAAGATCAAGGCCTATCTGAGGGATGCCCTCAAGCAGGCCGGCGTCTCGCGCATCGTCATCGAGCGCCCCCACAAGAAATGCCGGGTGACCATCCACACGGCCCGTCCGGGTGTGGTTATTGGCAAGAAGGGCGCCGATATCGAGAAGCTGCGCCGCAAGATCGGCGAGTACACCTCCTCCGATGTTCACCTGAACATCGTCGAGGTGCGCAAGCCCGAGATGGACAGCCAGCTGGTTGCCGAGAACATCGCCCAGCAGCTGGAGCGCCGGGTGGCCTTCCGGCGTGCCATGAAGCGTGCCGTTCAGTCGGCCATGCGTCTGGGCGCCCAGGGCATCAGGATCACCTGCGGCGGCCGTCTCGGTGGAGCGGAGATCGCGCGCACGGAATGGTACCGCGAAGGGCGCGTGCCGCTGCACACGCTGCGTGCTGATATCGATTTCGGCACGGCCACGGCACATACCGCTTATGGCACGATCGGCATCAAGGTCTGGATCTTCAAGGGCGAGATCCTTGAGCATGATCCATTTGCATCCGAGAAGCGCTTGCAGGAGCCGCAGGAGAGTGGCGGCCGCAGTGAGCGTGGCGATCGTGAGCGTCAGCGGCGGGAAGTGGCCTGAACCAGTTTGGGTGTGACCGCGGCCCGAGTGCCGATGCACGAGTTTGAGGACGAAAGACAATGCTGCAGCCAAAACGCACGAAATTCCGCAAGCAGCACAAGGGGCGGATCCATGGCAAGGCCAAAGGCGGCACCGAGCTGAATTTCGGCGCCTATGGCCTAAAAGCACTCGAGCCGGAGCGCGTGACCGCGCGTCAGATCGAGGCGGCACGCCGTGCCATCACCCGCCACATGAAGCGCAGTGG from Rhodoligotrophos sp. CJ14 encodes:
- the rplD gene encoding 50S ribosomal protein L4, giving the protein MKLEVKTLDAKDAGSVELADHIFGLEPRADILHRMVVWQLAKRRAGTHKAKDRGEVSYSTMKLYKQKGTGRARHGSRKVGVFRGGGKAFGPVSRDHAIDLPKKVRALALKHALSAKAKAEELIVLDQAVASEAKTKALKDAFGKLGLENALIIGGTEIDPNFGLAARNLPGIDVLPVQGINVYDVLRCKQLVLTKAAIEALEERFK
- a CDS encoding 50S ribosomal protein L23; amino-acid sequence: MNPKLYDVIKSPVITEKSTMVSEHNQVLFNVARDATKPEIKQAVEALFGVKVKAVNTLLRKGKVKRFRGTVGRQSDVKKAIVTLEEGQSIDVTTGI
- the rplB gene encoding 50S ribosomal protein L2; its protein translation is MALKTYKPTTPGQRSLVLVDRTGLWRGKPVKALTEGLSKSGGRNNTGRVTTWQRGGGHKRAYRLVDFKRRKFDIEATVERIEYDPNRSAFIALIKYADGELSYILAPQRLNVGDTVVSGERVDVKPGNAMPLANMPVGTIVHNIEMKEGKGGQIARSAGAYAQLVGRDQGYAQLRLRSGETRVVRGECLATVGAVSNPDHANRSIGKAGRSRWLGIRPVVRGVAMNPIDHPHGGGEGRTSGGRHPVTPWGKPTKGKRTRRNKGTQKYILRSRHLKK
- the rpsS gene encoding 30S ribosomal protein S19, which translates into the protein MARSVWKGPFIDGYVLKKAEEARASGRNHAIKIWSRRSTIVPQFVGLTFAVHNGQKHIPVNVTEEMVGHKFGEFAPTRTFYGHAADRKAKRK
- the rplV gene encoding 50S ribosomal protein L22, encoding MGKRSRERVLGDNAAKAVLRSLRVSPQKLNVVAAMIRGKKVDKALAELTFSRKRISHDVKKTLQSAIANAENNHSLDVDSLVVAEAFVGKGLVMKRFSPRARGRAGRISKPFSQLTIVVRQVEEAA
- the rpsC gene encoding 30S ribosomal protein S3 translates to MGQKINPTGFRIGVNRTWDSRWFADRGEYSKLLHEDLKIKAYLRDALKQAGVSRIVIERPHKKCRVTIHTARPGVVIGKKGADIEKLRRKIGEYTSSDVHLNIVEVRKPEMDSQLVAENIAQQLERRVAFRRAMKRAVQSAMRLGAQGIRITCGGRLGGAEIARTEWYREGRVPLHTLRADIDFGTATAHTAYGTIGIKVWIFKGEILEHDPFASEKRLQEPQESGGRSERGDRERQRREVA